In Streptomyces thermolilacinus SPC6, a single genomic region encodes these proteins:
- the pssA gene encoding CDP-diacylglycerol--serine O-phosphatidyltransferase — translation MTVIDPERPAGWVADGEADEAAAEEQEEMPLSLRLSIADTLTLGNATCGFMAVYFTTTGILIPHLTGSEETGMARHSAATAVILMLCAAIFDLFDGLVARKLRSSPMGAELDNLSDLISFGLAPAYFVLVYGMVDSDAHQRVSAVAAIVVLLAVVMRLARFSVVTMKDGMFQGMPSPFGALTVVSIVLLGLPFIPTLLAILGTAWLMVSRVEYPKPRGALAVAMLSWIVGAMGMLAAWAFDAPGGQLLLQTGCALQVVLGAVIPLFATARRVNTFRDNRRESREARAAQLP, via the coding sequence TTGACCGTGATTGACCCTGAGCGACCGGCGGGCTGGGTCGCCGACGGCGAGGCGGACGAGGCCGCCGCGGAGGAGCAGGAGGAGATGCCCCTGTCCCTCCGTCTGTCGATAGCGGACACGCTCACCCTCGGCAACGCCACGTGCGGCTTCATGGCGGTGTACTTCACCACCACCGGCATCCTCATCCCGCACCTCACGGGCAGCGAGGAGACCGGCATGGCCCGGCACTCCGCCGCGACCGCCGTGATCCTGATGCTCTGCGCGGCGATCTTCGACCTGTTCGACGGGCTCGTGGCGCGCAAGCTCCGCTCGTCCCCGATGGGCGCCGAGCTGGACAACCTGTCGGACCTGATCAGCTTCGGTCTGGCCCCGGCGTACTTCGTCCTCGTGTACGGGATGGTGGACAGCGACGCCCACCAGCGGGTGTCCGCGGTGGCCGCGATCGTGGTGCTGCTCGCCGTCGTGATGCGGCTGGCGAGATTCTCGGTCGTGACGATGAAGGACGGCATGTTCCAGGGCATGCCGAGCCCGTTCGGCGCGCTGACGGTCGTGTCGATCGTGCTGCTGGGCCTGCCGTTCATCCCGACGCTGCTGGCGATCCTCGGCACGGCGTGGCTGATGGTGAGCCGGGTCGAGTACCCGAAGCCGCGGGGTGCCCTCGCGGTGGCGATGCTCAGCTGGATCGTGGGCGCGATGGGCATGCTGGCGGCGTGGGCGTTCGACGCGCCCGGCGGTCAGCTGCTGCTCCAGACGGGCTGCGCGCTCCAGGTGGTGCTGGGCGCGGTGATCCCGCTCTTCGCCACGGCCCGGCGGGTGAACACCTTCCGCGACAACCGGCGCGAGAGCCGGGAGGCGCGGGCGGCGCAGCTGCCGTAG
- a CDS encoding GNAT family N-acetyltransferase, protein MNMDTLSIETLDGARVRASAPGLGALLRDAVDGGASVGFLAPLGAGDAADWWRGAAEEAERGVRTVWAAYGARSALLGVVTLVRATAPNQRHRGDIAKLLVHSAARGRGLGRRLLAAAEAGAAAAGLTLLVLDTETGSPAEGLYRSAGWTRAGTIPGYAADPAGEPRPTTYYYKALG, encoded by the coding sequence ATGAACATGGACACCCTCAGCATCGAGACCCTCGACGGCGCGCGCGTCCGCGCCTCGGCGCCCGGGCTCGGGGCGCTGCTCCGGGACGCCGTGGACGGCGGCGCGTCCGTCGGCTTCCTGGCGCCGCTGGGCGCCGGCGACGCCGCCGACTGGTGGCGCGGGGCCGCCGAGGAGGCCGAGCGGGGCGTACGGACCGTCTGGGCGGCGTACGGGGCCCGCAGCGCCCTCCTGGGCGTCGTGACGCTCGTACGGGCCACCGCGCCGAACCAGCGGCACCGCGGCGACATCGCCAAGCTCCTGGTCCACTCCGCCGCACGGGGCCGCGGGCTCGGGCGGAGGCTGCTGGCCGCCGCCGAGGCGGGCGCGGCAGCCGCCGGGCTGACCCTGCTGGTCCTCGACACGGAGACCGGCAGCCCCGCCGAGGGCCTCTACCGCTCCGCCGGGTGGACCAGGGCCGGGACGATCCCCGGGTACGCCGCCGACCCGGCGGGGGAGCCCCGCCCCACCACGTACTACTACAAGGCCCTCGGCTGA